TTTTCGTTTCTATGCAACCCTACGGCATTTTAACCCTTATTTCCAACAGTTGACGAAAATTGGTGAAGACTGTCTTTTTATATCTTCTCTAAGTTCCTTATCATTTTTGCCCCGCACCTATGAAATTTGTACAATTTAGGTGCTCTTCTAAACGAATAAGATAATTTAGTGGAGGTAAGTGGTCAAACGGAGCAAAACCTCAGTTACCCTCTTGTGACTGGTAAATTGCTATATTTTACGTaattatgtgtttgtgtataatacaAAGCTCAATTTAAAGTATACTTTTTTCATTACTGGAGCCTATGAGCATGTTTGGTTTTCATACACCCGACTATATGGACAATTAGAATTATGCAGATTTTATAAAACGAAAAAGTTCATTAACGCTTATAAGGAAAAATCAAAGGAGGCATCCATCAAGGTTTGATGCTCAGTCCTAAGAACTGATGATACAAGGGGGTTGCCAGAATTAAATCCAAAGTTATTTTAACTTCTTAAATAGGAAGCAACTTCTTATATACACTGTCATGTTAAACAATTTTGTGAGAGATCTtgcgtagaaataaaaaaaagaatacccccccccaaaaaataaagcaCACACATAAAATGTATGTTACATTtatgattttgttatatttttagacTATAGAACGAAAAAAGTTACCTAAGCAAAATAGTTAAACAAGTTTTCGTTCCCATATTTCTCGGTATATAATAGAACATAATGAGAGTAAACACACTTAACGAAACTGCACGGAATTCTCTTTTGTGCGTATATTAACTATATTCTCAGGGTTTTGAACTTATTTCTCAGGCaaagaaatttaattaatttccaatGTAAGTAAACAGAAAAGTAAAACTCCACTTTATAACAAACATTATAATCCATATGGCACAATcatttttgtttaaaaaattatgtaatttttataagaTATTAAGAATACGGTACTGTCAGTAAGTTTTGTAAGAAAGGTAACGGACAGGAGTTCAAAACAACCCTGCAAATCACATCACTTTTAATTTTACCTGAAGAGTTCTTGAGTTTATTAGGCTGAAGCTCTATATGGTAGGAAGTTTTGCGGGAACATCTTCAAACACTGAATTGACAACTGATTTATTGATGTTTGTTTTTGTTATTCAAGTATTTCAGAGCAAGCATAGGTAAATAATTTGGTTTTGTCCTTGACAGGGATTTTTATTCCATATTCCAGTTCCATCTATCTATTGTCAAAGAATAAGTAGgctgttaatttcttttttttatttcatttctatgttttattaatttttgacGTAAAACTATGTTTTTGCAGCTCAGATTTAAATATAAGAACAGATAAGGATATTCTATTTCTGAATAACTTCCAAAATAAATAACCTTCTTTCTTCATTTATCTGTTTTTTAAATCGCACCTTCTGGGGGATCTCTGCTGTCAAGAAATTTTCCTGCCTTTCTTTTACTTTCACTATATGGTaactaaaaaattttttttgaccCAACAAATAGTCACTTCTGAACGCTTTCAAAATATTCCTACCATTTTAAATTCAGTTTTCAAAGTAATCAGTATTACTATAATAAAGATGTAACATTTTCGTTAGATGCAGGAATGTGTCCTATtacggaaaaaatatataaaacagacacattatttccgGTTCAATGAAACAAGAAATTTCCTTTTTAACCAACACTGcatcagttaacagttaacggtgagaaaaacatacatgttatttcaggttctttttagtgcgaagggagagcgaagatacaagcataatatatacacaaaatgagatgACGTTACTATGTaaaatcgtgtgacacacggttggtacatggttccccccctaaaaatgacatactgtacatgttaaaaagggcaccctgatccagagaggcgaactgtaggcggatcatctggccggagatatgcaggtttcagacgatcaatggagacccagtcttatttgccacgaatgtttagtaggaatgcttttggactgcattGGATAACAAGGTAAGGGCCCGAGCAAGAGgttgttagcggtggcttgctagtttcAATGTGCaagaagacgtgtgttgcagagtgcaagtctcttggtatgtgatgcttcgctgggggcttgtaagtctggcagcatggagtaaattttcccacgacgtgacgtatgcactggagatcgtcggaggaggttgttgaACGAAAAAATTCtccagggatgaccaatgggtcgccatacaacatttcagctgccgagacatcgagggtggCTTTAGGAGCGGTCCTTAGTTCctgaaggacccagggaagcatgataaaccagttggagtccttgcagcgggacatcaaagctgttttgagggtgcgatgaaaacgttcaaccattccattggcagaggggcTGTACGCAgctttctgatgtagggtgatgcccgggagattcgctaatgatgtccacaattgaggggtgaaagtggtactcctatcagaagtaatatgctcaggcataccaaatcttgcaatccatcctgagagtaaggcagatgtacatgaggtggacgttgcagttttcatgggaatggcttagggccaacgagtggagcggtcgatgactgtaaacaggtaacgatatccttgtgatgtgggtagggggcctacaacgtcgacacgAATGTgcgcgaaatgacgctgaggttgagaaaaagatcccactcctgaatctgtgtgtcgatatactttggaagtttggcaagaagtagaggcgcggacccaatccttagcatccttacacATGCCGTGCCATATGAAATTCATCTTCagggggatgtgaaaggccatgaaagaaatcaaacacctgccggcgcatgggagcaggaatccaaggtcgcggtctaccagtactgaaatcacagaggagtgtggtgtagagtcttcgagggggaagtcttcccaacggagggacgtgcaggatgttctacatgcttgatactcttgatcctgtaATTGGGCTTCAGCCTTGatgctgtaatccaatcccagttgaacggcagccaatgtgtttcttgacagggcatcggcaacgggattcattttcataGGGATATATtgatgggtgcaattgtattcagccacggcagggagatgttggtgttgacgggcggaccaggcgtcagactgtcgagtgaatgcgtgaaccagagtcatgtggtctgtgcaaatgacgaaaggcgtaccttctaagaaatggcgaaagtaacggacagccaagtgcaacgccagcaattcgcgatcgaaggtagaataacccgattcttccttggacagttttctgctgaagaaggccaatgggcgctcgagccattgaccacctgctcgagtactgaagcaatagggacgtcgctggcatcggcggagagaagaagaggggcatgtgggataggaaatgtgAGAGCCGCGGCAGTTGATAgtgccttctttgtattgcagaaggccgcttcttgaaggagaccacacttcaggtcctttggcttgccattgagggaagtgtagaggagagcaagagtggcggcaatggctggcagaaaacggtgataatagttgatcatgctcaagaactcctgcagaactttgacggtcgagggcataggaaagtcctgaacggctgctaccttttgggggagggaatggactccttcaagagtgaagcggtgccctaagaatgacactttgctggcgccaaaggtacacttgtcataacggattacaaggctgttttgttgcaggcggtcgagcacgttgcgcaggtgacggaggtgtttctcttttgaggagaagaacacaagtatgtcgtccacataacatacacagaagggcaggtcccctaagatgccatccatgagacgttgagacatggccccagcattatcaAGGccgaaaacaggagtaattgaagttgtatgtcccaaacggagtgatgatggcggtcttggggatgtcttctgggttcatagccacctgataataccccttcaggaggttgagcgtagaaaaaaccttagatttttgcaggtaggaggtcacgtcggtgatgttttgaagggagtagtgatccggttctgtttgcaggttTAGGGGCCTGTAATCACCGCACtcacggagggagccgtctttcttcagaacgatgtgtaagggtgacgaccatgggctggaggccttttggcaaaggcccatttcctccatttaggcgaacgtctgtttggcggctgccaattgttccggtgccagacgtctgaattttgcgaagtaggggggtcccgttgtcttaatatggtgatatacACCATGCTTgtcaggagctgtgggcgtttggcaaagttctggacggaaaacttccgggtttGATGTGAGGAGCTGAAAATGCTTTGGTGGCTGAGCAAGTCACgcacttgatgcggaactggacttctgcgcactgaaaccaagcaaacgcctctccgctggtgaatgacaaaagtttcaatggggcagctgcagcgccaacttccgtaaagtccaccatagtaccaacaacGGAGGGGCAAGGCGAGTCGACgtccggtgtcaccaatgtgacaagccgagagaaggttgtgacttaaagacaggatgaaagcaactgagtaactttattacagaacactctcctttatatataataactcaatgcaacaggaaatgtcctgttcaaccgacaccgcaccggttaacagttaacggtgagaaaaacagacacattatttcaggttcaattcaACAGGGAaattcctgttcaaccgacaccgcatcggttaacatttaacggtgagaaaaacatacatgttatttaaggttctttttagtgcgaagggagagagaagatacaagtataatatatacacaaaatgaaatgtcgttactaggtacaatcgtgtgacacatagTTGGTACATaactatttatatttacatttgtatcaTATTATACACCGAGACAAGTTAAATCATTTAGACTGCATAGCAAATGCTCTTTTAACGCAACAAGGGCTGGATTTCTGCATTTAGGatattacaatattttttgtttACCATAACATGTGATATCCAATTCCTCTATCATATGTCAATCTTTTCAGAATAGCGAAGACTCTTGTATTAAATTTGCATATTTATAGCATCCTTTTCATCTCAATTGCAAATCCCTACTCGGTTTACATGATATATGGTCATCTAGTTTGTTTCCCTCTCATTGCTGAGTGTAAATATTACGTTTTTCCCCTTTACCCCACTATCATGCAGGTCTTATTATGAAACTTGATTTCATTTACGCTATTGAAAATACTGATTTATTACTTTGGTTGTTGCTGTTTTAATCGACTTCACAACAATTTTCTAATTCATGTTCATAACAGTATATTTCCAAGAAGAGAAGCCAGTGGCAATGACGTCAAAGATACACGCTCGGGGATTTGACTTAAATCACATTAAACCCCAATTAGATGCGCTAACTAGCTACCAGGGTGAGAGAAAAAATGGATACATGTCAATTaccgaaagaaataaaaaaaaaattgttagcagttattttccacaagttgaaaagaaaaaaaaaagttagcctaTAAATCTACGAAATTCATTAAGCGTTTTACGACATACAAGTTTTGAAATTCTATCcatatattaacacacatacacacacacgcacaaacagagagagagagagagagagagagagagagagagagagagagagagagagagagagagagagagagagagagagagttgctcaaaGACTAAATTAGTAGGGAAAAATGTTTTCTATTCCTAACATTTTTCCCCTTATTTGAAATAGATTATATAATGTACCCTGTATTCAATATGCTAATGGATGAGTTTTAACTTTTTATTGCGATATATGCCGGGACCAGTGATGTATATTAGAGAATGTGCCTTAGAATGATATCTGCTTTTAAATCATATTCTTTTGACCGTGCGTTTATCGCGATCTGCATAGTTACAAattactagcaaaaaaaaaaaaaaaaagtaaaaaaagactcTTATTACGAAGATGCCTGATACTGGTAAATATTTCTTTAGTGAAATGCGTTTTgtttaattatataatttctattgataatgtattttgtttgccattttctctctctctctctctctctctctctctctctctctctctctctctctctctctctctctctctcaagaatacttTACAACATTTTACGTTTTTAACCTAGATTCATTTAGAAAGAAAACTatgccaaaagaaaagaaaaagagaaaaataacagtAGAAAAAATCATTTTTTAAATGTGTTTTGACGGTTTCAGCCTTTCTTTATAGGAAATATCAGCAAAAAATCCACCAATCAAGACGAAGGATTTCTTCCTATGATCCTCAGAGGAAAAGATTCCGACTCTTGTATTTCTTTCTCAAACGATGCCTTCTACAATTGACTTTACTGTCATAAATATTTCCCGTTGACCTCTTTACCTTATACTAATCAAAgttaatatatctttttatttcatatttttcatcggCCGTAATTTCCAGATTCATCTTAAAAGAAAAGTTTCTCATATCTATTTCTTTCCTAAAATACTCCTATTTACATTCGAAAGTGTTTTTTTCGCCTTTCAAGAATATCGCCTGGAATCTTAACTTCTGAGTGTTATACACAAAGGTTTCACGTAGAAATTAGAAAATTGACATAGAAAAGCAGAAACACATTGGTTATTTTTAAGTTTTGCTGCTATTATTTTGAGAAATGTACGacgaaaatgaataataattattgttatttttattattattattattattattattattattattattattattattattattattattattattattattattattaatataattattattattattattattattattattattattattattattattattattattattattattattagctaagttaaaaccTCAACAAAGTAGTCTAACTAATTTTCAATGTCATATTCTCTGttttataataatatatcataatgaACTACTAACAAACTTCACTTTTGGGAATATgaacatatattttaaatattaaatttattttttttggtagAAATTAGTAATTTACCACCTATGTAGGTAAAAAGCAAAATTATATGCGTGATACTTTATGTTTGAATAAGGTTTTCTCTGAAAAATCAAAACTGACAATGTTGATAGTCAGATCATTTCcattttagacattttactattacAATAAGGTAGTAGGAGAAAATAAAGCCAATAAAATATAGGCCTATGCTTTTTCACTTCATATGAAGCATTCTTGATGTTATAACGCTAAAaatgttagttattttttttttttttttgagaatgttgTATTTTTCCCCGGATATTAATTCTTATTTTACATGTAAGACTTAGATTGATATAACTTCTCTTTGATATCAATTTTGTAGTTATTATGGTCTAATCCATAATTTCCATagctagaaatataaatatatgaccAACTAAGAATGTTTTGTGGTttaagaatatataaaagaaagtCATATTTGTTCTACTTTTACTAATACGTTCGTTCAGGAAGTTTGTTGTTAGGCAATTTTAACGgttttttttctttagttcatATATATTGTAACTGAAAAATGAATGTTTGGAACCAATCAACAGTTAATAATGAGAGGTTTGAAACTGTTCCTACACTTTCTATTCCCGTCTTCAAAGAGTAATATATGCAATATTACCTGTCGCATGAAAATATTCGATTATATTAATCAAAATGTACTACATTAATTAAAATTCTATAAGCAGTAATGTGCCCtaattattttatcaaagaaaaagaaatgcaattaCGTCTCTTTATTGTCGTGCAAAGTTATCTGAGATCTCTATCTAATATGTTGTGAAATATTTTACCTAAATCAATTAGCAGTTGTTTAAACTACAAATGAAACTTGGAAATCTGCCAAAAATTGCGGATGTACATAGTTTTGCTGATAATTCCTACTTATGTTCAACTCCTAATGAGAGTATCACGACATAGGTTTAAGGCATATTATCTGAGCTATTTCTTATACAaccacatacacgtacacacacacatgcacacgcattcatatatatatatatatatatatatatatatatatatatatatatatatatatatatatatatatatatatatatatatatatatatatatatatatatttatatatatatatatttatatatatatatatatatatatatatatatatatatatatatatatatatatatatatatatatatatatatatatatatatatatatatatgtacgtgtgtatatacctatatatacaatacatatatatatatatatatatatatatatatatatatatatatatatatatatatatataaaaaatatatatatatatatatatatatatatatatatatatatatatatatatatatatatatatatatatatatatatatatccgtgtgtgtgtgtatacctatatacacaatacatatatatatatatatatatatatatatatatatatatatatatatatatatatatatatatatatatataaaaatatatatatatatatatatatatatatatatatatatgcatatatatatatatatatatatatatatatatatatatatatatatgcatatatatatatatatatatatatatatatatatgcatatatatatgcatatatatatatatatatatatatatatatatatatataaatatatatatatatatatatatatatatatatatatatatatatatatatatatatatatatatgtgtgtgtgtgtgtgtgtgtgtgtgagtgtgtgtatatacctatatatatatatatatatatatatatatatatatatatatatatatatatatatatatatatatatatatatatatatatacattagttctccaaacgttcagctggagtccacaaagcactagaatagttggaagacccagacctaaatgggtgaggactatgatgcgcaaagagggagaggatgaatggagaattattcaattaaaggctcaagacagagatgactggcaaaatctaaccgaggccctttgcgtaaataggcgtaggaggagatgattatgaaatGGAGAAGAAATTCACCTTGAAAGCTCTTACGTCCtagatatatttttatcaaattatattaaGGTAGAATATTACCACTATCTTCTACCtgtccaatactctctctctctctctctctctctctctctctctctctctctctctctctctctctctctctctctctctctctttgcaggcaAATAGAAAATTTGAGTTTTTTATTGGTTACTTGCCCACGTTCACCTCGTGCCAATGAATACATTGTTAACGAATTGAAAGTAGAAGTCGTTCCCTATTTTGAAGAGGGAAAGAATTCTCTACCCGTAGGCACAGATATATTACGGAACACTGTCCAGTTTAGATGGAGTGGATGACAGTGAAAATCCAAATTATGTACATTTGggcaaattacaaaataaaataattgaaaattaaatagcAATTTCTTTAAGAGTAAAACAACTGCATAACAACAGCTCCTTGAAAAAGTACGGTTAAATTGTAACACCGTAGAGGTGAAGTAAAAGATTGGGAAGATATTCAAATTCTCTTTGGAATTCGTACTGGAATGTATTGATGGATTGTTTGGATAGAGAGAAAGCAAAATGGAGAGAAATACTGAGAAATGTAATAACATTTAAGAGTTGTGAAGATAATTTTATAGTAAAAACAAATAACatatctttttaaataaataaatcttttactGAGTTATTTCTAAATATGGAAAACCAAATGGTCAAATCGTTGATATTTATCCGTAAACCaaagatatgattttttaaaaaatattctggTTGTAAAATATAGTCCAGGGGAATGTGTTGGATATTGAGGGGAAAAAAATATGGCAAAGATCCAAGAATAAGGCTATTTTTTTTAAggtattttaactaaaaaaaaaatgagaataactaTGATAGCAAAGAAAGGATTAAATGATGTGTAACTTTTCAGTCGATAACTGAGTACAAATAAAACTACTTGAGAAAGATCTTTTCATAAGTACTACTGGATTCAAAGGAATCCAATTTTCAATCCGCAATACTCATCAAATCGGTCCATTTTCCAATTCGTAATACTTATGAAGTCTGGGGCTGCTATTTTTGTCATTGACCTTCAATTTCAGACATTTTCTAACCTCTCAGTTTTCTAGTTCTGAT
The Palaemon carinicauda isolate YSFRI2023 unplaced genomic scaffold, ASM3689809v2 scaffold765, whole genome shotgun sequence DNA segment above includes these coding regions:
- the LOC137637460 gene encoding uncharacterized protein; its protein translation is MNSGSGSGVIVALRIISEISMEPKKKKHIPIGKRDGSVITTEDKETQITTFSRLVTLVTPDVDSPCPSVVGTMVDFTEVGAAAAPLKLLSFTSGEAFAWFQCAEVQFRIKSTTFTPQLWTSLANLPGITLHQKAAYSPSANGMVERFHRTLKTALMSRCKDSNWFIMLPWVLQELRTAPKATLDVSAAEMLYGDPLVIPGEFFRSTTSSDDLQCIRHVVGKFTPCCQTYKPPAKHHIPRDLHSATHVFLHIETSKPPLTTSCSGPYLVIQCSPKAFLLNIRGK